In a single window of the Cucumis melo cultivar AY chromosome 11, USDA_Cmelo_AY_1.0, whole genome shotgun sequence genome:
- the LOC103495930 gene encoding transcription factor ILR3-like: MDYPPPNWNWLFDCSTMDDLAVVDPRFSPPQSISFSWSNPSISFVSKDSLEVDCSYEDLDSTKEVGRKRLRGETSAASTSKACREKQRRDKLNERFLELAAVLEPGKPPKTDKVAILSDAIRMMTDLQCETQKLRESKEDLKAKIKELKVEKNELRDEKQRLRAEKENLELQIRAVNTRAADVQHPPPTLSAAFTAQGQAAGNKLMPFIGYPGIAMWQFLPPAAVDISQDHVLRPPVA; the protein is encoded by the exons ATGGACTACCCTCCACCAAACTGGAATTGGCTCTTCGATTGCTCTACAATGGATGATCTCGCCGTCGTCGACCCTCGATTCTCGCCCCCACAGTCCATCAGTTTCTCCTGGTCCAATCCCTCGATCAGTTTTGTATCTAAAGACAG CCTTGAGGTAGATTGCTCATATGAAGATCTGGACAGCACAAAGGAAGTGGGTCGGAAACG ACTAAGGGGTGAAACAAGTGCTGCATCTACCTCCAAAGCCTGCAGAGAGAAACAGAGGAGAGATAAGCTGAATGAGAG GTTCTTGGAATTGGCTGCTGTCCTGGAACCTGGAAAACCACCCAAAACCGACAAGGTTGCAATCTTGAGTGATGCTATCAGAATGATGACTGATTTACAATGTGAAACTCAGAAGCTGAGAGAATCAAAGGAGGATTTGAAGGCAAAAATCAAAGAACTAAAG GTTGAGAAAAATGAACTTCGTGATGAGAAGCAAAGGTTGAGAGCagagaaagaaaatttggaGCTGCAAATCAGAGCAGTGAACACTCGAGCAGCTGATGTTCAGCATCCTCCCCCTACACTATCAGCTGCATTTACAGCACAAGGGCAAGCGGCTGGTAACAAATTGATGCCTTTCATTGGTTATCCTGGCATTGCCATGTGGCAGTTCTTGCCGCCTGCAGCCGTCGACATATCACAGGATCATGTGCTTCGCCCACCAGTTGCTTAA
- the LOC103495931 gene encoding blue copper protein-like — MMGASRTVIMALAIAATMAVELAMAINYTVGDSGGWEIGPNFQSWASSKSFTIGDVLIFEYSSNHDVLEVNEPDFSSCSASNPIEKHTGGSTAITLLTSGKRFFICGVPGHCLAGMKVEIDTLANPSPPPSSIATPPSPPPEVTPSSPPPTSTPSAPTSPPPSSAPKAATKPPAKSPQASPPDSKPSPPAPPTEPTPPSSAPTPDPQIPLFPFDQPLIPSASPKPPPPPSLAYRCSSRIHLSVGFTFVAIMLLAL, encoded by the exons ATGATGGGAGCTTCAAGAACTGTGATAATGGCATTGGCAATTGCAGCCACAATGGCTGTTGAATTAGCGATGGCAATTAACTATACAGTGGGTGATTCTGGTGGCTGGGAAATAGGCCCCAACTTCCAGTCTTGGGCTTCCTCCAAAAGCTTCACCATTGGAGATGTTCTCA TTTTCGAGTATTCGTCGAACCATGATGTGCTTGAAGTCAATGAGCCAGATTTCAGCTCCTGTTCCGCAAGCAACCCCATAGAGAAGCACACTGGCGGCAGTACAGCGATTACCCTTTTGACATCAGGTAAAAGATTCTTCATTTGTGGGGTGCCTGGCCATTGCCTTGCTGGAATGAAGGTTGAAATTGACACCCTTGCAAATCCATCACCGCCACCTTCCTCCATAGCTACGCCTCCATCTCCACCGCCGGAAGTAACACCGTCTTCACCGCCACCTACTTCCACTCCCTCTGCTCCTACATCTCCTCCTCCATCTTCCGCCCCAAAAGCTGCAACAAAGCCACCAGCAAAGTCTCCTCAGGCTTCACCACCAGATTCTAAACCCAGCCCTCCAGCACCACCCACGGAACCAACTCCACCATCATCAGCACCGACACCGGACCCTCAGATCCCTCTGTTTCCATTTGATCAGCCACTGATTCCTTCAGCATCCCCCAAACCTCCGCCTCCTCCATCATTGGCTTACAGATGCAGTTCCAGGATTCATCTCTCTGTTGGCTTCACCTTTGTTGCCATAATGCTTTTGGCTCTCTGA